In the Heterodontus francisci isolate sHetFra1 chromosome 6, sHetFra1.hap1, whole genome shotgun sequence genome, one interval contains:
- the ubl3a gene encoding ubiquitin-like protein 3a, which yields MSSCIPADMINLRLILVSGKTKEFLFSPNDSAADIAKHVYENWPMDWEDELVSSPSILRLIYQGRFLHGNVTLGALKLPLGKTTVMHLVARETLPEPNSQGQRNREKTGESNCCEIL from the exons ATTAATTTGCGCCTCATTTTGGTGAGTGGAAAAACAAAAGAATTTCTGTTTTCACCCAATGATTCAGCAGCAGACATTGCCAAACATGTGTATGAAAACTGGCCAATGG ATTGGGAAGATGAATTGGTCAGCAGTCCAAGCATTCTTAGGCTCATCTACCAAGGGAGATTTCTACATGGAAATGTAACTTTAGGAG CGTTAAAGCTTCCTCTTGGTAAAACTACTGTGATGCATTTAGTTGCAAGAGAGACATTGCCAGAGCCAAATTCCCAAG GTCAAAGGAACCGTGAAAAGACTGGAGAGAGCAATTGTTGTGAGATTCTGTAA